A stretch of the Aphis gossypii isolate Hap1 chromosome 2, ASM2018417v2, whole genome shotgun sequence genome encodes the following:
- the LOC114122843 gene encoding protein split ends-like isoform X2: MYGRVQSVKILARSKEDAVLAPGGLCATVSFMDIKSASKAHNVEQKLDDRPLSTEYHEPASISSASPTMPHLYPAPTRPYIHGSPLEELSSFERSSHFYDREREASYRGRPTAAGYHVVSPIQGSTDPLRTRPRERTVFRAYPHESVVTSSRGHHHRVGSWAFEANNPRFNHHLSSCSSPDLTYPEDRRVDTPIIIVRNKQHLKPPSESRGCSEDRSGSPSSSSSAASHSEASSSCSSSSSPSPTQQLPRSPSPGPALSDKSSSSHSLHGSSKSSTVPSHTICAQSPNLESQTSLSLEQQRHNAICIKNLPLRSSDTSLKDGLYHEYKRHGKVTCVKVVGQGCERYALVFFKKTEDVDKALQVSHDKSFFGSKIEVSSYQGHKDVDDNESRPIETDVDEFHSKATRTLFIGNLNSNTIAADLRKNFETFGEIIEIDIKKGNNINGSTTGTYAFVQYIDISSVVKAMRTMDGEFLAGSRINLGFGKSLATTCVWIDGVAEAVSEKYLASHFNQFGSVTHCVIDRTREHALVFFQQIAHAQLAVTQMRGSIMKGRRLQVDFASRECQQGFYEHLDKTSSESSPRFTTSQQHDSTAQLSPSSTNGVAIRGFETPSSSCSSAAGDKSYPRNPDEPRVSSISVPNPQVMHNLQKERDHILEQLQLEDSISSGDEILNNESSKAQQVISRSATPLCIEHPPKSTTPPTQVPRSHVPISLPLPRFAVHVSNPLLSPPLSSPRRPQSSNSDDSQASDPGAPGLEERLRSLDEKYEQWSGSRTSVLKLDTSVRLRSRYKLLDTVDKLEPSDIVKSVLAKPSVFDEDTKRLENFSDKYIPKEFVPSRTSPNLQNFRHQQLGSFSPLTPSSSGSSKSPPASSPAAVKTQYSFPSHPQPIIITQSCRTSPTDPRLPPTDPRLIDPRLSAADPRLSADSRGSFLTKQNICTINDNRYVPDILNTKDPRHPIHKDAEIKDGPEAFYRSKIRDEYTKNWLHTFDRKDNEPTYRLVDSFDRRRFSSDYRKEEEEKMKIEQINKQKLLDGFVVKRKCSNDTIVHPSPYFVSVQEKQKNIDDLKKLTEHKKVEEITKREERIEIKKVTEEIKPPEPPPTMNNIDEDKIDFITNENTIANILLSSIENLNRKTETEETRNKVERTNSNESVSKLSDTEKKKEVINESIKKKEHERKKSIDFDHTKIKEKKDHEPKKILGSKSKECESSKSKELEFNMFEINRINKKKEELLINGKTKDIEKKKDVKFDKKPETKKEDKKKDFLKETDKKDDVDKLKDKKKDKRDKDPPKHKERKKSLDENNKHKHENSSKRSKEHYNKSKEEEKSHQNVTSDFDGKFNDDKDLKKDKRVDRNSISSNSSTGRSSKRRMSDSSENLDDSKRSKIDTKNFKDKNHKKTNDKHISFISKILDGKNKEQKKEHHEKKLDKKKEERKVIKTPNETESEDDDEDEEARERRKNHSIFEVVLDEPYVSMYDKVKARSTKNMQKQEEEKRQEKLKEKFSQLKQSRAKREEKKRSTSYDGDSDSDRGLRRSSKLLITSSDDDDDYFRRKNQRPVSDSSENDRPKLQRTVSDSYESNKVKTQRGSDTYDNDRLKALRVVSDSSENEKFKQLSKFKSRIQSECSDSDDHFVRKSSFAFDRIQNDVDIQGFNGHQKKKKQKKQKSEYSRKSIDINGLDSNHRSIKEKKKKHSISHKSNINERMQDIFGSLSDEDNEKTIVNKWSVSDVFGTDSDTEHERKENKPKMEIKKFNEFGKDVLKSLSHNVDEIARKKKKRKKDKERNKEDRREDRKEERRDDRKEERRDDRRDDRRECHLDRKEERRDDRKEKEELRKDEPRREDRKDELRKEERKDEPRKEDRKDEPKKEEQRREDRKEERKDELRREDRKDERKEEQRREDRKDERREEQRREDRKDEKKEDRKIEIKDDRKEEIKNDKKEIKGDRVINITHEERKVPKEVKSEKLVNIIHEERKVPKEVKSDRLVNTPHEERKVPKEIKSDRLTTTPPEERKISRETKHYEEIKVMDNLQSIIESKKKPKEFIANNVNTITPNRDVFSSFFDFDDSKGPEDETITIFKGDDDTVKTEVMFRKVDEKKELLFRPINTFEPIKREMIGFGSHMDDETAVKSISETPEPLVEEADPVDMASSEEKSTPVISQEETEGAVAALLEATFGQDFCDSSYSDRSAKPDTPISDSELRIDTDDEDSTDSIIDECKNDVPDSSQNKTIPSKIDDEIVKPDKNEIVFCTDQIIEDEKLEDEPNSIEIPKVSDVQQESPITEPLDTKPQSPLSHNFRLPQMVIQQASIRSLNINYAKPITEVKPSTMPSPEISETIVESISKPEIKAEDHVSVVKFSTSQVPTVICQEQSVISCAPILLPKQEFSQTSVLQHTKDTQIVQSCIVSPSTILPEIKKPNLDSIKEEIVEPEVVIDESKLSEELPSNQAATITFAKKSIIHDETLEHLEPKENSSSVLNHEEPLHPVVAPIEIDDKSMPKHPKAKGLERIVEQINEKMRAKANETALNLTKEPIMMPLKKALIAKDKDENRSDCKVDVVEVKSKIVEMESPEDLVVAPLTPKIEDKNEVFASPGESSCEPKELDTARIKKDDEFTKDISKAIDRDSSVRGRRRGGRGRGTRGAPTIVTPRRTRQNVVTPNMPPQNTLTDIYEFTDEDEKVSQKYSKSPEPPVTSIIPNISSSPPTGALVVSTSPLTRKSRRLQEKDGSKSTLEETIDEVARGPCTRRTTRSKPQAIPLLSLETSPRKTKQINGKKLKAESPQPVSKTETTESPLSNDQDDDKNQLSISLLSTSSSSSTTSETTTLIDPVTGLLIPMQESEEGQYVPIDDGDNNRNKRSLSNEPPEKKARLEKSPVTSMAISKNSTTIPALAVTPNNILPATTTTYAVTPGMSNVAKTPCVMTTANSAPVGLVKPNITASVIAPTNIVKSTAVMSPSPPPLKTQPNVLNKASNPVISQQPTCKPSIPISTMPPPIKSHLTAISRTPPLPKLLSPKGHIVQAYTSQSMEAVNQNSILHPSPTTQSSQPLLINTPSVMSPPLRGVLNSPSRSVLSPPSRGLLSPPSRAIVPPSQPTSSVHSSSTVPDIICPKGFDPSKMENSRCIVMRSPSPLVLSGQPMSFEAGIDSTPINMVPAHHFLHPQLIYPHYIRDSMGAFIPPRNIKVVPEIEENMPPLELRKRLPDECITDRLQHNVGGTQQYINVQQVTHPIGSLPYGQVVPINYGYRPINTILKNYPIYWQGTLALKNDKALVEMHYLFGNAAVAEHSLQRNIDGELKLSQRMRLEQTQLDGVSRKMQIEDECCVLIAVPIGMSEEEWNQQSCTLHNGFITYLQQKQAAGIINITAPGSTQNAYIVHMFPPCDYINSVLATVHPAMVKQIASMAHLIIVIATV; encoded by the exons GTCTCCTCTAGAGGAACTCAGCAGCTTTGAACGTTCTAGTCATTTTTACGATCGTGAACGAGAGGCTAGCTACCGCGGACGACCGACTGCTGCCGGCTACCACGTTGTATCGCCGATTCAAGGGTCGACCGACCCGCTCCGAACGCGACCTCGTGAGAGGACCGTCTTCAGGGCGTACCCGCATGAAAG CGTTGTCACTTCTAGCAGAGGTCACCACCATCGTGTAGGTAGCTGGGCTTTTGAAGCCAATAACCCAAGGTTCAATCACCACCTAAGTAGTTGTAGTTCACCGGACTTAACATACCCGGAAGATAGACGGGTAGATACACCTATAATAATCGTCCGGAATAAACAACACCTAAAACCCCCTAG TGAGTCTAGGGGTTGTAGTGAGGATCGTTCTGGTTCGCCTTCGAGCTCTAGTTCGGCTGCAAGTCATTCAGAGGCAAGTAGTTCGTGTAGTTCATCTTCATCACCTAGCCCTACTCAACAGCTGCCACGCAGCCCTAGTCCAGGTCCCGCATTATCCGACAAGTCTTCTTCAAGTCATAg ccTTCATGGTAGCTCGAAGAGCAGTACGGTTCCGTCCCACACCATTTGCGCACAGTCACCTAACTTAGAAAGTCAAACATCTCTTTCACTCGAACAACAGAGGCATAATGCAAtctgtataaaaaatctaCCTTTGAGGTCTAGTG ataccaGTCTTAAAGATGGTCTGTATCATGAATACAAACGACACGGCAAAGTGACTTGTGTCAAAGTAGTGGGCCAAGGGTGCGAAAGGTACGCCTTGGTATTCTTTAAAAAGACTGAAGATGTTGATAAAGCTTTACAAGTATCTCACGACAAGTCGTTTTTTGGTTCTAAAATTGAAGTTTCTTCATACCAGGGACACAAAGATGTGGATGACAATGAAAGCAG gcCGATTGAAACAGACGTGGATGAATTTCATTCAAAAGCAACCAGAACTCTCTTCATCGGTAACTTAAACAGCAACACAATAGCGGctgatttaagaaaaaattttgaaacatttggtgaaattatt gaaattgatattaaaaaaggaAATAATATCAATGGCAGTACAACAGGCACATATGCATTTGTCCAGTACATTGATATATCCAGTGTTGTTAAAGCTATGCGTACAATGGATGGTGAATTTTTGGCTGGAAGTCGTATAAATTTAGGTTTTGGAAAATCATTGGCGACTACATGCGTTTGGATTGATGGTGTTGCTGAAGCAGTCAGTGAAAAATATCTGGCATCTCATTTTAATCAGTTTGGCAGTGTTACTCACTGTGTAATTGACCGAACAAGAGAACATGCTTTGGTGTTTTTTCAAcag attgcaCATGCACAGTTAGCTGTTACTCAAATGCGTGGTTCCATTATGAAAGGTCGAAGACTTCAAGTTGATTTTGCATCTAGAGAGTGTCAACAAGGATTCTATGAACACTTAGATAAGACATCTAGTGAATCTAGTCCTAGGTTCACCACCAGTCAACAACACGATAGTACTGCACAATTATCACCTAGCAGTACAAATGGTGTTGCTATTCGAGGTTTTGAAACTCCATCATCTTCTTGTAGTAGTGCTGCTGGTGACAAAAGTTACCCAAGGAATCCTGATGAACCACGCGTTAGTTCAATTTCTGTTCCTAACCCTCAAGTCATGCATAATTTGCAAAAGGAACGTGACCATATTCTGGAACAGCTTCAGCTTGAGGACTCCATTAGTTCTGGTGATGAAATTCTGAATAATGAATCATCTAAAGCACAGCAAGTTATTAGCCGTTCGGCCACACCTTTATGTATTGAACATCCCCCAAAGAGTACCACTCCTCCGACTCAAGTTCCTAGATCTCATGTACCGATCTCGTTGCCGTTGCCCAGATTTGCTGTGCACGTCTCTAATCCCCTGCTCAGCCCACCTCTAAGCTCCCCTAGGAGACCTCAGTCGTCTAACTCTGATGATTCTCAAGCTTCTGATCCTGGTGCGCCAGGTCTTGAAGAAAGATTAAGAAGCCtagatgaaaaatatgaacagTGGAGTGGCTCTAGAACTAGTGTATTAAAACTTGATACATCGGTTCGTCTTCGTTCAAGATATAAGTTGTTAGATACTGTTGATAAACTAGAACCTTCAGATATTGTCAAGTCAGTTCTTGCAAAACCAAGTGTTTTTGACGAAGATACCAAACGACTTGAAAATTTTtctgataaatatatacctaaagaGTTTGTACCATCTCGAACAAGCCCTAATTTACAAAACTTCAGACACCAACAATTGGGTTCATTTTCACCGTTAACACCATCGAGTAGTGGGTCATCTAAATCTCCCCCAGCTTCTTCTCCAGCAGCTGTTAAAACTCAATATTCTTTTCCAAGTCATCCTCAGCCTATAATAATCACACAAAGTTGCAGAACTTCACCTACAGACCCTCGATTGCCACCTACTGATCCCAGGTTAATTGACCCAAGATTATCTGCTGCTGATCCTAGATTATCAGCTGATTCAAGAGGATCATTTTtgactaaacaaaatatatgtactataaatgataataggtatgttcctgatatactaaatactaaggATCCTCGACATCCTATACATAAAGATGCAGAAATTAAAGACGGACCTGAAGCATTTTATAGAAGTAAAATTCGGGATGAGTATACCAAAAATTGGTTACATACATTTGACCGGAAAGATAATGAGCCAACCTATAGATTAGTTGACTCATTTGATCGTCGAAGGTTTAGTAGTGACTATagaaaagaagaagaagaaaagatgaaaattgaacaaattaataaacaaaaactctTAGATGGTTTTGttgtaaaaagaaaatgttctAATGATACCATAGTTCATCCTAGTCCATACTTTGTCAGTGTTcaagaaaaacaaaagaatATTGATGATCTTAAAAAACTTACTGAACATAAAAAAGTTGAAGAAATCACAAAACGAGAAGAACGTATtgagataaaaaaagtaactgaAGAAATTAAACCTCCAGAACCTCCTCcaacaatgaataatattgatgaagATAAGATAGATTTCATTACCAATGAAAATACTATtgctaatattttactatcttctattgaaaatttgaataggAAGACTGAAACAGAAGAAACTAGAAATAAAGTCGAAAGAACAAATTCAAATGAATCTGTTAGCAAACTTTCAGATACTGAGAAAAAGAAAGAAGTTATTaatgaatcaataaaaaagaaagaacACGAAAGGAAGAAATCTATTGATTTTGACCACactaaaatcaaagaaaagaAAGACCATGAACCCAAAAAGATTTTAGGTTCTAAATCTAAAGAATGTGAAAGCAGCAAAAGTAAAGAACTAGAGTTTAACATGTTTGAAATAAACCGAATCAATAAGAAAAAAGAGGAACTTTTGATAAATGGTAAAACAAAAGatattgaaaagaaaaaagatgTCAAGTTTGACAAAAAACCAGAAACTAAAAAAGAAGATAAGAAAAAAGATTTTCTTAAAGAAACTGATAAAAAGGATgatgttgataaattaaaagacaAAAAGAAAGACAAACGTGATAAAGATCCGCCTAAGCACAAAGAACGAAAAAAGAGCttagatgaaaataataagcatAAACATGAAAACAGTAGTAAAAGATCAaaagaacattataataaaagtaaagaagaagaaaaatcaCATCAAAATGTCACTTCTGATTTTGATGGGAAGTTTAATGACGATAAAGATCTTAAAAAAGACAAACGAGTGGATAGAAACAGCATTAGTAGTAATAGTTCTACAGGACGTTCGTCAAAAAGGAGAATGAGCGATAGCTCTGAAAATCTTGATGATTCTAAAAGATCCAAAATagatactaaaaattttaaagataaaaatcataagaaaactaatgataaacatatttcattcatatcaaaaattttagaTGGTAAAAACAAAGAACAGAAAAAAGAACATCACGAAAAAAAGTTGGATAAGAAAAAAGAAGAAAGAAAAGTTATCAAAACTCCAAATGAAACAGAATCTGAAGATGATGATGAGGACGAAGAAGCTAgagaaagaagaaaaaatcatTCTATTTTTGAAGTTGTATTGGATGAACCATATGTTTCAATGTATGATAAAGTAAAAGCCAGATCTaccaaaaatatgcaaaaacaagAAGAAGAGAAACGTCAAGAAAAACTCAAAGAAAAGTTTAGtcaattaaaacaaagtaGAGCTAAAAGAGAAGAAAAGAAGAGATCTACATCGTACGATGGTGATTCAGATTCTGACCGAGGTTTACGACGTTCATCTAAATTGCTCATTACCAGCtcagatgatgatgatgactaTTTTCGGCGAAAAAATCAAAGACCAGTTTCTGACTCATCAGAAAATGATAGACCAAAACTTCAACGAACTGTATCAGATTCTTATGAaagtaataaagttaaaactcAAAGAGGATCTGATACTTATGATAATGACAGGCTTAAAGCTCTAAGAGTTGTATCAGATTCttcagaaaatgaaaaattcaagcaattatctaaatttaagtCTAGAATACAATCTGAATGTAGTGATAGTGATGATCATTTTGTTCGAAAAAGTTCATTTGCTTTTGATCGAATACAAAATGATGTTGACATTCAAGGATTTAATGGACaccaaaagaaaaagaaacaaaagaaacaaaaaagtGAATATTCAAGAAAATCAATTGATATCAATGGATTGGATAGTAATCATAGGTCAATCAaggagaaaaagaaaaaacattcaattagtcataaatctaatattaatgaaagaaTGCAAGATATTTTTGGATCCTTATCAGATGAGGATAATGAAAAGACAATTGTAAACAAATGGAGTGTGTCTGATGTTTTTGGAACTGATTCTGATACTGAGCATGAacgtaaagaaaataaaccaaaaatggaaattaaaaaattcaacgaaTTTGGTAAGGATGTATTAAAATCACTGTCTCATAATGTAGATGAAATAGCTCGAAAGAAAAAGAAACGAAAGAAAGATAAGGAAAGAAATAAAGAAGATCGAAGGGAAGATCGTAAAGAAGAAAGAAGAGATGACCGTAAAGAAGAACGTAGGGATGATCGTAGAGATGACCGAAGAGAATGTCATCTAGATCGTAAGGAAGAACGTAGAGATGatagaaaagaaaaagaagaacTAAGAAAAGATGAACCTCGAAGAGAAGATCGAAAAGATGAACTAAGAAAAGAAGAGCGAAAAGATGAACCAAGGAAAGAAGATCGAAAAGATGAACCTAAAAAAGAAGAACAGCGAAGAGAAGATCGAAAAGAAGAGCGCAAAGATGAACTACGAAGAGAAGATCGAAAAGATGAGCGCAAGGAAGAACAACGACGAGAAGATCGAAAAGATGAGCGTAGGGAAGAACAGCGAAGAGAAGATCGTAAAGACGAAAAGAAAGAAGAtcgaaaaattgaaattaaagatGATCGAAAAGAAGAAATAAAGAatgataaaaaagaaattaaaggTGAcagagtaataaatataactcatGAAGAAAGAAAAGTGCCTAAAGAAGTGAAAAgtgaaaaattagtaaatataatccaTGAAGAAAGAAAAGTTCCAAAGGAAGTGAAAAGTGATAGATTAGTAAATACACCGCACGAAGAAAGAAAAGTgccaaaagaaataaaaagtgATAGACTAACAACTACGCCGCCtgaagaaagaaaaatatctaGAGAGACAAAACATTATGaagaaataaaagtaatgGATAATCTTCAAAGTATAATAGAATCAAAGAAAAAACCAAAAGAATTCATTGCTAATAATGTCAATACAATCACTCCAAATAGAGATgtattttcttcattttttgattttgatgacTCTAAAGGTCCTGAAGATGAaacaattactatatttaaaggAGATGATGATACTGTTAAGACTGAAGTAATGTTCAGAAAAGTAGATGAGAAAAAAGAACTATTATTTAGACccataaatacatttgaacCTATTAAAAGAGAAATGATTGGATTTGGATCTCACATGGATGATGAAACTGCTGTAAAAAGCATATCTGAAACACCTGAGCCATTAGTAGAAGAAGCTGATCCTGTAGATATGGCGTCTTCAGAAGAAAAATCGACCCCGGTTATTTCTCAAGAAGAAACTGAAGGAGCTGTTGCAGCATTACTTGAAGCAACATTTGGTCAAGATTTTTGTGACTCTTCATACTCTGATAGATCTGCAAAACCTGACACTCCAATATCAGATAGTGAACTACGAATTGATACAGATGATGAAGATAGTACAGATTCAATTATTGATGAGTGCAAAAATGATGTACCAGATTcttcacaaaataaaactattccaTCTAAAATCGATGATGAAATTGTAAAACCAGATAAAAacgaaattgttttttgtactGACCAAATAATAGAAGATGAAAAACTAGAAGATGAACCAAATTCTATAGAAATACCTAAAGTTTCTGATGTTCAACAAGAATCGCCAATAACTGAACCTTTGGACACTAAACCACAGTCACCTTTAAGTCATAACTTTAGATTACCTCAAATGGTCATTCAACAAGCTAGTATaagatcattaaatattaattatgctaAACCAATAACTGAAGTAAAACCATCCACAATGCCATCTCCAGAAATTTCAGAAACAATCGTTGAAAGTATTTCAAAACCTGAAATTAAGGCTGAAGATCATGTATCTGTTGTAAAATTTTCTACTTCTCAAGTACCAACAGTGATTTGTCAAGAACAGTCTGTTATATCATGTGCGCcaatattattaccaaaacAAGAATTTAGTCAAACGTCTGTTTTACAACACACCAAAGATACTCAAATTGTTCAAAGTTGTATAGTTTCACCTTCAACAATTTTacctgaaattaaaaaacctaACTTGGATTCCATAAAAGAAGAAATAGTAGAACCAGAAGTGGTCATTGATGAATCAAAACTTTCTGAAGAGTTGCCATCTAATCAAGCAGCAACAATAACGTTTGCAAAGAAGTCTATAATTCATGATGAAACATTAGAACATTTAGAACCAAAAGAAAATTCCTCTTCAGTTTTAAATCATGAAGAACCCTTACATCCTGTTGTTGCACCTATTGAAATTGATGACAAATCAATGCCTAAGCATCCTAAAGCAAAAGGTCTTGAGCGCATTGTTGAAcagataaatgaaaaaatgagaGCTAAAGCTAATGAAACtgcattaaatttaacaaaagaaCCTATAATGATGCCATTAAAAAAGGCTCTGATTGCAAAAGACAAAGATGAAAACAGGTCCGATTGCAAAGTAGATGTTGTAGaagttaaatctaaaatagttGAAATGGAGTCACCAGAAGATTTAGTTGTGGCCCCATTGACACCAAAAATTGAAGATAAAAATGAAGTTTTTGCCAGTCCAGGTGAAAGTAGCTGTGAACCTAAAGAATTGGATACAGCTAGAATTAAGAAAGATGACGAGTTTACAAAAGATATTTCAAAAGCTATTGATCgag ATTCTTCAGTTAGAGGTAGACGAAGAGGTGGTAGAGGACGTGGAACTCGCGGAGCTCCTACTATAGTTACTCCAAGAAGAACTCGGCAAAATGTTGTAACGCCAAATATGCCCCCTCAAAATACTCTAACTGATATTTATGAGTTTACGGATGAAGATGAAAAAGTTAGTCAAAAGTATAGCAAATCTCCAGAACCACCTGTAACAAGTATTATTCCAAACATTTCATCATCTCCTCCGACTGGTGCTTTGGTAGTAAGCACTTCTCCATTAACCAGAAAGTCTAGAAGACTACAG GAAAAAGATGGAAGTAAGAGTACCTTAGAGGAAACAATTGATGAAGTTGCTCGAGGTCCATGTACTCGACGTACCACACGTTCAAAGCCTCAAGCAATACCTTTACTAAGTTTAGAAACATCTCCAcgaaaaactaaacaaattaatgggaaaaaattaaaagctgAGTCTCCACAACCAGTTTCTAAAACAGAAACTACTGAATCTCCATTGTCTAATGATCAAGATGATGATAAAAATCAGCTatcaatttctttattatcGACATCTTCATCATCTTCAACTACTTCAGAAACAACCACATTAATAGATCCAGTTACAGGCTTACTTATTCCAATGCAAGAATCTGAAGAAGGACAATATGTGCCTATCGATGATGGAGATAATAATAG gaATAAAAGATCATTATCAAATGAACCACCTGAGAAAAAAGCTCGTCTTGAGAAATCGCCTGTTACATCCATGGCAATTTCCAAAAACAGTACAACTATTCCTGCTTTGGCTGTTACTCCAAATAACATTCTTCCAGCGACTACCACAACGTATGCAGTTACCCCTGGAATGTCCAATGTGGCTAAAACACCTTGTGTTATGACAACTGCCAACTCTGCACCTGTTGGACTTGTTAAACCTAATATTACAGCTTCTGTAATAGCTCctacaaatattgtaaaatccaCTGCCGTCATGTCTCCTTCGCCACCACCACTTAAGACACAACCAAACGTTCTAAATAAAGCATCTAATCCTGTAATTAGTCAGCAGCCAACATGCAAACCTTCAATTCCAATTTCTACAATGCCACCACCAATAAAATCTCATTTAACTGCCATTAGTCGTACTCCTCcattacctaaattattatcaccTAAAGGACACATTGTACAAGCATATACATCACAGTCAATGGAAGCAGTTAATCAGAATTCTATATTACATCCTTCTCCAACAACTCAGTCTTCACAACCATTGTTGATAAACACTCCAAGTGTTATGAGTCCACCATTAAGAGGAGTTTTAAACTCGCCATCAAGAAGTGTGTTAAGTCCACCATCAAGAGGATTATTGAGTCCACCTTCAAGAGCTATTGTACCTCCATCTCAGCCTACCTCGTCTGTACACAGTTCATCTACTGTACCTgat attatttgtcCAAAAGGATTTGATCCTTCTAAAATGGAAAATTCAAGGTGCATTGTTATGAGGAGTCCATCTCCACTTGTGTTGTCAGGCCAACCAATGTCATTCGAAGCTGGAATTGACTCAACTCCTATAAATATGGTTCCAGCTCATCATTTCCTACATCCACAACTTATTTATCCACATTACATCAGAGATTCAATGGGAGCATTTATACCGCCca gaaaCATAAAAGTAGTACCAgaaattgaagaaaatatgCCACCATTGGAATTGCGCAAAAGGCTTCCTGATGAATGTATTACAGACAGACTGCAACATAATGTTGGTGGAAcccaacaatatataaatgttcaaCAAGTAACTCATCCAATTGGTAGTCTTCCGTATGGACAAGTTGTACCAATTAACTATGGTTATCGACCCATTAATACCATATTAAAG aactatCCTATTTACTGGCAAGGAACACTAGCACTCAAAAATGATAAAGCACTTGTAGAAATGCATTATTTGTTTGGGAATGCGGCTGTAGCTGAACACTCACTACAGCGTAATATTGATGGTGAACTGAAGTTATCCCAACGTATGCGATTAGAACAAACGCAATTAGATGGTGTTTCACGCAAGATGCAG attgaaGATGAATGTTGTGTGTTAATTGCTGTGCCAATTGGTATGAGTGAAGAAGAATGGAATCAACAAAGTTGCACATTGCATAAtggttttataacatatttacaaCAAAAGCAAGCTGCAGGAATCATCAACATCACAGCACCTGGAAGCACtcag AATGCTTACATAGTGCACATGTTCCCACCTtgtgattatataaatagtgtcCTAGCTACAGTTCATCCTGCAATGGTGAAACAAATAGCATCTATGGCccatttaattattgtcataGCCACCgtgtaa